A window of Eucalyptus grandis isolate ANBG69807.140 chromosome 4, ASM1654582v1, whole genome shotgun sequence genomic DNA:
TAATCGCCGCAATTCCATGAGGGATCCAATACTCTCTAGAAGTTTACATAACCCGGGGCAAAAACTCAGGTCAAGGGTCGACAAATTTACCAGAAGGCTAATTGAATCGGGAAGTCCAACCAATGATTTGCAACCAGCAGCATTAAGCACCTCTAGCTTCTTCAAAGAACCTATAAATGGAGGAATTTCCACTATAGCAGTCTTGGCTATGTAAAGTTCCTTCAGTTCTTCCAACTTATCCATTTCTTGGGGTAGCTCTTGGAGTTTATAACATTCCTCTAAGTCCATAAAAATGAAGCTCTCGGCTACTCTAATAGAAGGGTGAATTTGCTTCAGACTCCTACATTCCTTGAGACGAAGTATCTCTAAATTTTGGAAGGCTGATAGGTTGGGAGTAACTTTTAAACAGTTGCAATAGCTAAGATCTAGAACTTTTAACAGCTTCAACATctacaaaacaaaatgattgATAAATTTTCGATAAGAATAAGTCATTAgaaacaaaagacaaaacaagaTGATCTCCTTTCTAACCTTAAAATGACTCCAACCTTCCCAAAGCTCGGAAATGTCACTTCTTGATAAATTGAGTATCACTAATTTCTCTGGACAAAAATTGGTGGCCACGGACGCAAGACATTCTCTCCACTCGAGCCATCGTAACTTCGGAAGCAAGTTTCTGGAATCTCCAATCACTTTTGCACGACGCACTGAAAGGAACCTTAAATTTGGTAGTGTCTCAAATTGTTCAGTTGTGAATTCCCTCTCCGATCTTCCTAAAAAAGTAAGACGTAGGGCCTGAACGCGATCCTTTTGATTTCCCTTCACAAATGTTGCATCAAATCAACTAACAGTGGACCCATatataccactttaccttcatTCTATTGTGGTGACGTTGATGCTCAATTCAGACCACATTTTTATCATATAtgtgattatttatttttctatgatgAAATTATTCCCCTTGCTTACATTCCTTCTTTTATCCGATTAGAGGATCAGCGCAATAGGTCAATTCAAGCGAAAAAAAGGCGATACTGACACCAATTGCACAAATAACCACTAAATAGTAGTGAGTTTATTGTTTAAACCTAaagttttctcctttttttccttttttttccaattcgaTGGAAATGTCTACCATGTACAGATGCTTCCTAATCATATCAAGGAAATAATGTAAAGAGAGTAATTTCGGCCATGAGGTCTAACAATTCATTCCaatcaagaaaattcatgtcaaaAGGGAGAGAAGAATGATAAAGGTAACAATTACCTTATTTCTTGTAAGTGCTTCCAAGGCTTCCTCATGCGCCCATAACCTACTTCGATTCATAGGCACGTAATCTTCTTGACAAACAATATTCCTACCAAGGTCTCTCAGTTGGTCATGCATTTGCACCTTTCCATCATCTCCGATTTTTATTAGCGACATAAAACTCAATGTTTCAATccccattttttgaaaaattacaagCATCCCACATGTAGAATGCGTATCTTAAATCATCTCAATGAAGAAGcaagcaatatccaaaaatatctgCTTGTCCTCCTTTTCTAATGCGTCATAACTTATCATCAACTTATCTCGCACTTTCTTATGTGGTACTTTCTGCAACTTCTTTAAGGTGTCTTGCCAAAATCCTTGGTTCTGCCCACACAGAGACGAACCTATAACCTCAAGGGCTAAGGGGAGCCCTCCAGTAGTGGACACGACAtcatgagagagagatgcaAATTCACATGGAGGAAAGTCCCTCCTAAAAGCATGTCTACTAAACAAGATCAATGACTTATCCTTAGCAATTTCCTGGAGTTCGTACTTGCAGTTCACCCCAGCATCATCAAGAACAGTCCTTATCCTTGTGGTAATTATTATCTTACTTCCCATCGCAAAccagccatgtttcccaacaaaAGCTTTGATCTGTTCATGATCATCCACATCATCTAGAAGAATTAGGACTTTCTTACGTTTAAATCTAGATTCCAAAATTCTAATTCCGTCATCCATATTAAACACTTGGTCTCTCCCTTTCAGATCAAATATTAATTGATTCTGCAAGTTAAAAATGCCATTGCATCGCGACGATTCTCAAATATTTGTGATAAAACTACGATACTGAAATTGGTCGGAGAGCTTATTGTGGACGACCTTGGCTAAAGTTGTCTTACCGATGCCCCCCATTCCATATATACCAACAATTTGGGTAGCACTAGAGTTATCATCCAACAATCTCAAAATTTTCTCCACAACATTATCGATTCCGACAAGTTGCTCGGTAACAACTAGCTGAAAAGCCTTCTTTAACTCACTCAAAACTTTTTTGACGACCACTTTCACCAATTCTCCTTCATGGCTGTTTATAAGGCATTCAAGCTAAAATGCATTAGAAAAGCAATCATATCCTATTATATCTCATCATTACAACACTACAGCATATaagagttgaaaaaaaaaaaaagaaaaaaaaaccgagCGCAAGTTGAGAAACACACGAATGTAGAACCTCTACAAGAAAGATCCTATTGCAAGAAAGTAAACAAAGCTTTGATGGAAAATGAAGTACCCGTCAGCAGTTTTCTCCGATTCCCATCCCTTTAGGGAAGCTACTTCTTGAAGTGCTACTTTCCATTTCTCAACGTCCTCCCAATACTTCCTACTTAAACAGGAGAAAGCCTCTCCAAAGCTCCCTTTTTGGTTTCGCACATCGGTCGGTTCAACATGGTAAAATATGGGCAAGACAACGTGCCCGCTTTTGATGCACTTCGTCATCTCAACGAGCTCTTGCAGACACCATTTGCTCGAAGCATAGTTTTGAGAGAGAATCGAGATCgagattttactatttttaatggCTTGGAGAAGGTTGGTGCCAATCTTCTCACCTTCGCGAAGCTCATTGTTGTCTCTGAACACGTGGATTCCGGCATCGACAAGGCCATTGTAGAGGTGATCCGCGAAGGTTTTGCGAGTATCCTTACCACTTAAGCTCAATAACACGTCATAGTTGTCACTACCCGTCGAAGCGGCGGAGGAGCTACACGCACTGGCATCATCAGCTTTTCGACGTGCGCTCGTCTCGTTGGTTTGGACAGAATTGTGTGCGAGCACTAGATCACGTTTCATTTTTACTCCTGCGATGATTCTTGAACCGATCTCTCCGTGAATATCGAAGAATGAAATTCCTCTATTCGGGTTGCCCAACAAGATGACCGTGGAGATCTGAGTTTTTTGGAACTTCACACCTTCAAGATGCACATGGATCGGGAGGAAAAAAGTAGACAAATTACTAGAAAATGACTGGATTTAGTCGTCGCGTGAAGCTGGCGCGAACCCCCATGCCTTTCCTTTAGGGCAAGTGGGATTTAGCTGTGGGCGGGGCCCACCGTTTTGCATCGACTGGTACAATTTTTTCACTCTACTTAGTCGTTGCGTGTGAAGTCGGCGTCCTCGCGAACCACCCATGCCCTTTCTCCTGGCACAGTGGGATTTAGTTGTCGGTGGGGCCCACCGATTTGCATCGATTACGCTGTTATTTGTTAAAtcgctaatttaattttataaataattaccGCGTATCATGTCTTTGCCCTAACCACTTCCATAGGATATAATAATACTTATCATTCAACAAACGGCTGTGCATAATTGCGCCATAGATTTGATGAACTCATTATACGCGATTGCATACGATTTGTTTAAGCAACAACGCAATGAAATAAGTAAGATTTTGTGAGAGCACGATTGATTGTtgtaaaagtttaagttattagatgaaatAGTAATTTATTAATCAAATATTCTAACAATCCCCCTCAAATTCAGTCCGGTCTTTTGCCTAATAGTAAACATGGAAATTTAATTTGGAGACAAACGGGGTATGTAAAAATTTGAACTCAGGATTTGAGGGAGCACAATCcactattctaaaaacttaagtcattagattaaggtgtaatttgctaattaaatattctaacaaaacATTACATGCCACgccccaattaaaataattaaattttcaacttgaatctattttttctaattatgaGTTTGTTGATGATTATGATCTGACCTGAATGGACCCCTAGAAGAAGACTCTTACGACATGAATTCCTTGGATCAAAGTGTGCGTGCCGTTTGGGGAATGTTTAGCCCCTTCCTTCAAGTACGACTTTCGTTCGAAACAACAGCTTTCTGGATTTGGTAAACTTttatggaatttttaatattgtaaaatgAGTTCCAGCTGTTCTTGTTCTAATTCTTCCAGGACACTATCTATGCgtcttaaaaaataataataataataatatgactATCCATAGTAGAGCTTGTATTTCTAAACTCTCATGCTATAAATGAAAGATGCGTGTTTAGTGATGGTATACATAATTGAGCCCTCAAATAATTATAGTCGTTGTTCAATTTGTCCCTATTTTCTCATTATACATAATACATGGTGTTTGCTTTGTTAGTATGACATTTATGTGGAGTCAAGACTTTTTATGATCATGTAGAACCGAGTTTTTCACAATTTATATTTCAAGGCGGGGAAACTACAGTTGTCTTCTTGTAAAGTAAGATAGTTACTTGACTCTTTTGGATGGTTTTGAGCTCAAAACGACACTTGAGTATCTCCACACTAGATTCAAAGTATCGTTgataaagaggaagaagggaaagtaGGAGGTGAGGTGGGAGGATGAAGTGCATATAGAACTTGattgataattcaaaaaatcTGTCAAAGTATTGTACATTTCATTTGTCTACGTTGGGAATCTAGAGATGCCTTCAAGTTTCAGGTGACTACTTGAGGCAAATACACCTGGTGGTGGTTTTACCTACATATTCTAATTCGGAAGCTATTGCATACACTCTAAACACACAATTGAACTAGACTTCCTAGCCAAAAATTGCGTAGCTTTCTGAATGAGCTTGGGcgcatttgaaaaaattaagaaaagttgAACTAGACTTtccattaaaaaggaaaattacaatcGTCTTGCTCATTTTTAGGGGCCAGCGAATGCAAAGGAGTCAATTAGAGTGGGTCGCTTTGATTGACTCTTTGCACTTGTAGGCCCTAAAGATTGACCGGCATCTTGCTTTTTCCCTAATGGATGACTTTTTGAATTAGTACTCCAAAcgcataattttttaatttatatttttgggcTAAATCAAAAGACTAAGATCAGCAGAATTAAGCAAGGCGGCAGGCTCTTATTGGGTGTTTGGTAGAGATATTTTTGTTTCTGTGGAATGAGAAACTTATTAAGCAAACGGCACTTGCAGTGTTTGTTCTTGGAATGAGGTACGTTGCTAAGCTGCTAAGCCTGCACAAATCGAAGGAATATTCCAGTGGACCGAGATGGAGGTCCTCCGTTCAGTAAAGAATGGGTTTGTAGGGCTAGTATAATGCAATCTATCACGCTCTGCTCTTTATTTCTTCATCCTTGGTTTCACAAGTCTATTATCGTAcaattgcttcttcttcttttttctttttttttcagaaacaaaaagcaATAGAAAGAGatatcttacctttaccaaaaaaaaaaaaaaaaaaaaaaaaagcaaaggaaagagaatttcTTTATGCAACAAAGGATCCCCATCTCAGTCCTCTCTAAGATCTTCCTTGGATCCACACAGGCTCAATAACTGAACAATGCACCCCATTCCAGGAACAAACGCTGAAAGCAAAAAGATCGATGCTTGGTATCTCCACCTAACTCCCAATAAGAGCCCACCAACTACCCCCAAAACATGAGAAAAGCCACtttaagttttcctttttaatggaAAGTATAGTTCAAATTGCTCAACTTTTTTCAAATGTGCCTAAAGTCATTTAGAAAGCTATGCAATTTGGCCTGGAAGTCTAGTTCAATCATATGTTTGCTTTAGATGCTATAGCAAGTTATCAACATGTTCACATGCGTTCAAACTCATTCAGATAGCTACACTATAGTATGTCTAGTTCAActggctttctttttcttcccaagcGACGGGAaggcttcttcatgttctttctttatgagagagagagagaggggatccAACTACCAATAACTTTCGAGTTAGAATGTAGAAGTATAACTATCTAATTGCATTGCCTAAAATTTGAAGGCCTCTGGAGTTCTAATATGGACAATTGAAATGTATGATAATTTGAGAACTTTTATGACTTATCAATCAAGCAAGTTAATAATTATGAACATGGAAAAAAACAATTTGGACTTTCCTTCACTACAACGTTAATAATCCAACTGAAATTTCCAATCGTAACATTTATCGTCTTTAAATTACTACATATTATTAATTGATATAGGAACTTTTAGATGTGGCATGTGCACGGCACATGTTAAGGGAAAAGGTTATTGGGGTTAACTAGTGTATAATTATATGAGTTCAGGTTTAGGGGAGGGGGAATGTAAATTAATGAAGAACTTGAAAGTTATGAGGGTAAAATAACATTTTCCCTAAATGTAAGAATGAGGTTTCACGTTCATGGAACCTTAAGAGTGTCATGacaatttatctaatttaaagtgattttcctcatttttaaaCGATGTAGTTGCATTTAATCACGGTTAATATTTTCTTCTGTACTTGGTTAGGAAAATTTCCTCCAATCGTATCTTTGATTGGTGTCTAAATTATTAACTgtaaacttaattaaatctaaatgTGAGTGGTCTTCATATTTGTAACCCACCAATTAGAGGCATAGCATGTGATAAGGAAAATATGGCCCATTAGATAGTAATCTATGATGTAAATATTTTGGTGCATGGAGAGAGAACCTCTATGCAGTTTGTGACAAATTTCAGGATTTTTAGTACATTtgtcatattattttatttaagttcataagttaaagaaaatcaaattgttgATGTTCTAgcgcaagaaaagaaagcaatttttttggaGCTTAGAATTAAGCTCATAAAATCTATTATGTCCGTTGGATCTAAAATAGATATAGTGAATCTATTTCGTTAGATAAATGTAAAGTAATGCTCCAAAGCACTTTCAATGAGTGGCCACTATTTTAGATTCACCGCATCTATTTTAGATCTATACATTAGACACTATTTATTTTATAAGCTTAAATCTAAGCTCCAAAAAATAATGGTTTCTTTTTTTGCGTGAGCACATCCGCGATTTGCTTTTCATTAacttattaattttaataaaaaaataataaatttaggactccaaaattaataaatatgatTATCGGACAGTGATGttcttacttcttcttttttcaacttttggccCAAATGTTTTCAATACTATTGGctttgcagttttttttttttttaatattagacAACTTATTATAATGATAAATAGTTTAATTATGGGATCTCTTGTTATGcttgtctttaatttttcttgagcCAATCTGCAATTTTTGAAAGGAAGCAAGCAACACAAAATATGAGATAGTtgagaaattaagaaaaaaggagaaaaaaaaaaaaaaaacaaagtgagTTAGGTGTCCATAAACGCACATCAACTCCTCAAGGCTCCCCCTCCATGCACCAAAATACTTACATTATAGAATATTATCTAATAGGCCATGTTTTCCTTATTCCACGTCATACTGATTGATGGGGTACAAGTATGCAAAACACTCgtatttaattttagttaagtTTACAGTTCCTAACTTGGACACCTATCAAAGGTATGGTTAAGAATCATATATAAAGAACTAGAGATTTTTTTAAGTGACCATCAAAAGCAAATAGCTGTGTAAAATTTCTATGTGAATGTGCTACGTGACTCAGCCTCATGTGAGGTTTACCCTCTTTATATGTTTGTGCGCTTGCGCTTTGATGGCGTCAATGGGTACTTCAGGCAATTACAAAGTTTTCTAACCACAAATGCGCTTCAATAGCCGCGCATAGCTCCAACACATGAGACTTAGTTGGAGTTATTTTCAGGCAATGCATTTTGCACATTTAGTTTGTCAGATGAGATCAATAACCTATGAGGAAATAAcgagatattaatttatttcagGAAGCATGAGTAATTTGCACAACCTATAGATtagatatatatgtatatatatttgctaataatatttcttatatgattcttgatgtatttgatatttcacatttatatatttattgacTTACATAccggagaaggaagaaaagcaaataagaaGAAGGGGGGCTGGTGCCATGAGACAATTTGACCAGCTTTGAGCAAATTAGATGGTCCTCCGTTGGAACGGTGGAGTTTGAACAGGTAATGCCATGTCTCGGTCCAATTCTTCTATAATTTCCtgtttcaattttgttcaaCTTGAATTTCTGACCTTTCTTCCACGGTAAGTTTGACATAGTAATTGTCTCAAATTGATAACGTCTTCGCGAAGGCACAAGTTCAAGACGTGGAAAAGCTCGAGAAATTCAATGCTTTCAACTACAGGAGATGGAGCACGAAGATGTGCTGCCAATTGGTCGTTGCACAGGTTGGCTATGCTCTAAGAACTACATGTACGAGATTAATCTTCCAATAGGGAACTCATCGAGGTCCAAAGAAGTGAATGGAAAATGACCAAAACAGCCTATTCATGATCCACGACGCAATGGACAACTCTCTTTTCGACATCCTCACATGAATCGACGGCTAATGATGTTTGGAAATGCGTCCAAGAGAGGCACGTAAATAAGAACGCCACTAACATCTTTCTTGGTTAACAAGTACCTCGATTATAAAATGATCATTCTATGCCTATCACTGAtcaagtcaatgaattgaatgaTATTGCAACTGCGTATGCAGATACGGATGAATCAATCTCCAAGACTTTTCTCGTTTCTATTATTGTTGGTAAACTTCCATCTTCATGGAAAGACTACCAAAAGCTTTTAAAGCATTAGAAAGAGCCTTTTGAGTTTGGATCGATCGCTTCAACGCATTTAAGCCGAAAGTCAGGCCAGAAATCATGATGTATTTGGAAACCATTTAGGGAACTTTTTGAACGAGACTTGCTTTCGGAGTGGCAAAATGGATAATGTGGCTCCCTTTTGCGATGACGAAAGAAGAATGGAGCCAATTTGGTAGAGGACAATGACGTGGTGGCGATGATCATGGGGGTTCTCATGGTGAACGATGATGAAGGTTGGTGGATTGACTCCAGTGAAACTTGCAATGTTATTCCCCAcaagacaaaaaatatttatgctCTCTCGGACCACCCCGTCATTGAGTCAGCTGATCCGTCAATGTTCGATTACCAAAAGTTAAGTTTTTTGCGAGTATTCTATCCCAAAGACAATGAAGGAATTCAAGAAGCTTGATTCAAGATCATGTGTGCGTGTATGCCCCGTGAAGAGATGACATGTTTCCAAGAGCACATAATAGCACGAGGGCAATAACTCTATCAATGATTTAGTACATGGTACCGACTTAAATTGATATCTGTTTGTAAGATTTAAGAGGATTTCGCTACTTGCAAATTAAGCTATTTGGTTTGGCAAAGTgaatgagagaaagaaaactTAGTTCTATGATTTTCTTTGATACTTAACTTCATTTGATAAATTAGTAAATGTAGATTTTTGACATCCCAACACGTAGTTTATTCTGATTTCGCTCAACCTAGTATCACCAAATTAATAGGTATAAATTCCCTCTCGAATGTGAAGTAGAACTCATCCATTTCCAATGGAATCAAGTGAGAGAAGGGAGAATTGAACTTAATTGATTTGGTATGATATTAAGGAATGAAAAGTCAAGACCATGATAACTGAAGGTACTTTGTTAGAGGAGAAAATAGTAGCTCCATCAAAAGAGTAATTTCATGATTACAAAATATTTCCTACAACCTAGTCGGACAGAAGTCCTTCCTTTTATACTGTTGATTGGTGGGTTATAAGCACATACCTCACCGAAAttcaatttccattaaatttatatgcAGCTCATATCCATAACTTATAACCCACCAATCAGAGATATGATTGAAGAAATTCAGCCTTTGTAAAATTGGCTTGTTAAGTGTATCAAATGTTGCATTGGTCTTTGATGGGCGGGCTTAAACGAGCaacaaaaatttgataaatgcaaACTTTGCAAATCAATTTCGCTGACTACTCTTTGAGATCAATAATCGCAACATCATCTCTTTCACGTAGACGAACTTAGAAACGACGGCCTGGCAAAAAAGCTGTTTCTATATAGGAATGCTGTACAATATCGTGTAGACCGAAAGGGAACTTCCCACGCAGAAACCTTATAAGCAGCCGTTGCTGCCTGCTATCCATTATGTTGAGTACGGTCGACTGATTCGGTTTTGGAGTTTGTGGTGGTGCTGTTGCAACCTGATGACAGTGGCCGTGGAGGAGCGGAGCAAAGTCAGCTGCCATGGAgtgcggaagaagaagaaagaccaaagcgcaaaaagaacaaatatgTGACAGCCTGAGTTTAAAAAGAATGATGCGACATTTTCACCTAGTTAGACTTGTAATGCATTGCTAATAATTTTGTGACATGGTGCAGAAATCTCTCATAGAGCGAAATTTAATATGTTGAGATACTTATTAGGTAAAGATAAGTTTAGGTATCTAATGAATAAAAGTCCAAGCATTTGCAACATCATTATCTGAAAAATGACAGCAAGCGTACATGTTGTCCATCATAAACGAAATCAAGCTCACGAAGttaccttttctatttcttacaTATGAAAAATCAAGCTCACCAAATTTTTCAATGAATGGATCATAAGAAAGTTCTTTTATTGGTCGGGTCATTAACATATGAATCAGTAATAGCAAATATGTCCAGAAGGATGATGGATAGAGGTCCCCGGGGTGGAGAAAAACCCAGTTAGCCGAGGAAGACCAGAAGGTAAAAGGAAAACCTAACAAGCCAGGTTCTAAGAGTAAGttggagcaagaaaatttcgaaAGCTAAGTTAATTCGGGCTTGTTCCAAGAGATGTACCAAGTGATGTTTTAGCCTCAGGTACCACTGATATAATTTAGTATCCAAAACTGGAAAAAGCCCTAAATCTACGGCTTCTCTTCGACCAAACGTATACTAGAATGAAATCCTGGTGAACGAGAAGGATCTCTTGAGACGACTGGGAAAGCACTGATCATAAGATGAGGAACATGAAGAGATTTCAagtaaggaagaagaataaccCTATCAGAGTCATCCTCGGGGTTgtccaaaaattgaagagagagctTGCCTTGCTCTTCCAACTCCTGAAGACCATCGAAGCCAACAATGTACGGCACTGGACGAGAGTTGAAGAAACTGGGAGCTTCGACAGTAGGTACTGTTGGAGttggaggaaaagagagagctaTGGCTGAAATCTTGAATTTGAAACGAGAAAAATTTGGGAGAAGAGGTTGAAGACGATGGAGTATgcaaaagatgaagatggaaagGTGAAATCTATGCTCTGATGTCGAGGATGCGATCAACGTCCTCTTCTTTGTCATGGAAGCTGCTTTGCTTGCCGAAATATATTACCTAGCATCCCTTCACTCATTTCATGATCACCCctttcttctttaattcttttttttcttcctgctGTTTGTCTGTCTGTTCTTGTTCCGTTGcaacaaatgggaaaaagaaaagagaatactGTAAAGCGCCCCTGTTTTCCTTTCCTGCAGAATTGGAAGAGTAATGGACACTGACTATGGAATTCCATTATAATTCCATAAACAAGAACCTATATTGGCCATGGACGTCAAAATTCAAGACCCGTGTACAAGTTTAGAATGCCAAATAATGTGAATTAAACAAACTACGCTGTACTTCGGTACTTAATTAACTAATGCTAACAGTCTCACGATGTGGACAAACGAATTTGATTTTACTATAAGGGCGTCCAGAAAAGACATTTGAATCGTCAACAAACAGCTTTTTGACATCTAGTCAGCAACTGTTCTAGCTTCCAAATACGTTCTCTTgaacaaaagaatttcgaatgGAAATCGTTGAATATTGACTTAGTTCATGCCCAGCCCTGATACTCCGCATGTACGCCCTCGGTTTCTAATGTTAAGATGTTCATAAGGAACTCGCTGTCAAGTGTCAATCTTACAAATCAGTAGTTGGATATATTATTCCATAATCTCATGCTTTTGAATTGTCAAGAACAATTTTGCCACCTTCATAAATTGCATCCATTCAACAAGCTGCTTCAGAAACTGAAAAACTATCACTATAAACGCACATCTCGTGTCAATCGTCACTAATATTTTTGTCACATGG
This region includes:
- the LOC120292650 gene encoding disease resistance protein RPV1-like, which encodes MKRDLVLAHNSVQTNETSARRKADDASACSSSAASTGSDNYDVLLSLSGKDTRKTFADHLYNGLVDAGIHVFRDNNELREGEKIGTNLLQAIKNSKISISILSQNYASSKWCLQELVEMTKCIKSGHVVLPIFYHVEPTDVRNQKGSFGEAFSCLSRKYWEDVEKWKVALQEVASLKGWESEKTADGHEGELVKVVVKKVLSELKKAFQLVVTEQLVGIDNVVEKILRLLDDNSSATQIVGIYGMGGIDDVDDHEQIKAFVGKHGWFAMGSKIIITTRIRTVLDDAGVNCKYELQEIAKDKSLILFSRHAFRRDFPPCEFASLSHDVVSTTGGLPLALEVIGSSLCGQNQGFWQDTLKKLQKVPHKKVRDKLMISYDALEKEDKQIFLDIACFFIEMI